From a region of the Torulaspora globosa chromosome 7, complete sequence genome:
- the CWH43 gene encoding Cwh43p (ancestral locus Anc_1.434) — translation MNMVTINGKVIPLAHTVCAFAAFFTALVAGYSLHFHKIVQNAHYGYPDEWFPSVSATIGDRYPERSIFQILIALTSFPRFLLLLGHFYLNGSITCLTIGVIRTVSCGGWVYITSTDDHDIHDVFMITYIVLTLPWDIMVVRLSTTGKLLKGSVAALFFGLLIPLIYWFIKHQVEHVPGAYSIYAYFEWSLIILDILFDSLAYKEFDRLRINLRLKDSDDGGWLFQICNQIQDLDLTVEDEKSFTKIDAETTGVSIEEDTHAEVIRSTDEEIEIVLEKTENVTVISQADATPRCTSFLYILTNTLNSFMFWTAVTSLTCSIWYFPLWYMGISGYEAAMLYFLAPLFLYIPMMPTVFYQYGVLLGGLIVVGAHLVGTPEARLLVTGVGTAITVATFVLNLKSIAEKDTNSYFSTTWLLGLVLSVVIKMGCYSNNPLWPIMNSGNGGYNLLGLSLATVLGMLSPYINSAHFVRVTPESSQSPAGLVSKILTGVGFGSLIFGIHQLLTDASTVIYWSWEGYDQQNQGPLSWPWSGLTCLTMLMATVTSHKFSGKPFIPAVLLALSTAVLCDGRATGWNKYVCGGLVYVTAMVWFVPTYFSALAINASIFSFALSFFVYIVMVLAHVWVVAYAFVPFGWVLRERIWIVLAISTACIIVGSVAARFSIRNSSDGKSAPSNAFIKRMGLLAVLTVGMIASFTYHQRPTGVPAPYHPDSKVLTAGIWTIHFGLDNDMWSSEESMIFLMKEMQLDVVGLLETDTQRIVMGNRDLTSKLGHELNMYADYGPGPNKHTWGCILLSKFPIINSTHYLMPSPDGELAPAIHATIKTYDDILVDVFVFHGGQEEDVEDRRLQSEALSKLMGSTDRPSILLSYLVTNPHEGNYNTFVSEESGMHDIDPEDDDRWCQYILYKNLRRTGYARISRGKVTDTELQVGKFQVLNQTQLAELGDNIYDYEKTDDPENDDFRFPDKFFDEGERGHCYHVFDKPLYYSSSN, via the coding sequence ATGAACATGGTGACAATTAATGGTAAGGTTATTCCACTGGCACATACCGTGTGCGCCTTTGCAGCTTTCTTTACAGCTTTAGTCGCAGGTTACTCGTTACATTTTCACAAAATTGTACAAAATGCTCATTATGGCTATCCAGACGAATGGTTTCCCAGTGTTTCTGCGACTATAGGTGACAGATATCCCGAGAGATCCATATTCCAGATTTTAATTGCCCTAACATCTTTCCCAAGATTCCTTCTACTGCTGGGACATTTTTATCTCAACGGCTCGATCACCTGCCTGACGATTGGTGTGATAAGGACCGTGAGCTGCGGTGGTTGGGTCTATATAACCAGTACTGATGACCATGACATCCATGATGTGTTCATGATCACTTACATCGTGCTCACTTTGCCGTGGGATATCATGGTGGTCCGCTTGTCTACAACGGGCAAGCTGCTCAAAGGTTCCGTCGCCGCCTTGTTCTTCGGCCTTTTGATACCTTTAATTTATTGGTTTATTAAGCACCAAGTGGAGCATGTCCCTGGGGCATATTCGATATATGCTTATTTTGAATGGTCACTCATTATACTTGATATCCTTTTCGATTCTCTTGCCTACAAGGAGTTTGACAGACTGCGCATCAATCTCCGGTTGAAGGACTCCGATGACGGGGGATGGCTTTTCCAAATATGCAATCAAATTCAGGATCTTGATCTCACAGTCGAGGATGAGAAAAGCTTTACTAAGATCGACGCTGAAACTACTGGTGTCTCAATTGAGGAAGACACACATGCTGAGGTGATTAGGTCGACCGATGAGGAGATTGAGattgttcttgaaaaaacGGAAAACGTCACGGTCATCTCGCAAGCAGATGCGACCCCACGATGCACGTCGTTCCTTTATATTCTAACAAATACTCTCAATTCCTTTATGTTTTGGACTGCCGTCACGTCACTAACCTGCAGTATCTGGTATTTTCCGTTATGGTACATGGGCATCTCAGGATATGAAGCAGCAATGTTGTATTTCTTGGCGCCGCTGTTCCTTTATATTCCAATGATGCCGACAGTTTTCTATCAGTACGGAGTGCTGCTCGGAGGCCTTATTGTGGTGGGGGCCCACTTGGTTGGGACTCCAGAAGCGCGATTACTTGTTACTGGAGTTGGCACGGCGATCACTGTGGCTACTTTTGTGCTAAATTTGAAATCTATTGCTGAGAAGGATACAAATAGCTATTTTTCAACTACATGGCTACTTGGACTTGTTTTGAGCGTTGTGATCAAGATGGGTTGCTATAGTAATAACCCTCTATGGCCCATCATGAACTCCGGGAACGGCGGTTACAATCTGTTGGGTTTGTCCTTAGCTACTGTGCTTGGAATGCTGTCGCCATACATTAATTCCGCACACTTTGTTCGTGTCACCCCCGAATCATCTCAATCACCGGCAGGTTTGGTTTCCAAAATCCTCACTGGGGTTGGTTTTGGTTCTTTAATCTTCGGGATCCACCAACTGTTAACAGATGCCTCGACCGTCATTTACTGGTCATGGGAGGGTTATGATCAACAAAACCAAGGACCTCTTTCCTGGCCCTGGAGCGGTCTGACGTGTCTGACCATGCTGATGGCAACCGTAACTTCTCACAAATTTTCAGGAAAGCCTTTTATTCCTGCCGTTTTGCTTGCGTTATCTACTGCGGTGCTTTGCGATGGCCGCGCTACTGGGTGGAACAAATATGTTTGTGGTGGTTTGGTATATGTTACTGCGATGGTCTGGTTTGTTCCAACATATTTTTCTGCGCTGGCAATCAATGCTAgcatcttcagcttcgcCTTGTCATTCTTCGTTTATATTGTCATGGTGTTGGCACATGTTTGGGTTGTTGCCTATGCTTTCGTCCCATTTGGGTGGGTTCTGAGGGAAAGAATTTGGATTGTGCTAGCAATTAGTACCGCGTGTATTATCGTTGGTAGCGTTGCCGCCCGTTTTTCGATCAGAAATTCGTCCGATGGAAAATCTGCCCCTAGCAATGCCTTTATCAAGCGTATGGGATTGCTTGCTGTGCTAACTGTAGGGATGATTGCATCTTTCACATATCATCAGAGACCTACTGGCGTGCCTGCACCATACCATCCTGATTCCAAGGTTCTAACAGCAGGTATCTGGACCATTCATTTTGGATTGGATAATGATATGTGGTCATCAGAAGAGTCTATGATATTTTTGATGAAGGAAATGCAATTGGATGTTGTAGGCTTGCTAGAAACGGACACCCAACGCATCGTTATGGGTAATAGAGATCTGACAAGTAAGCTGGGACATGAGTTGAACATGTACGCAGATTACGGACCAGGACCAAACAAGCATACTTGGGGCTGTATCCTATTGTCAAAGTTTCCGATAATCAATTCGACGCATTACTTGATGCCTTCCCCAGACGGCGAGCTGGCTCCTGCTATTCATGCAACCATCAAAACTTATGATGATATACTGGTTGACGTTTTTGTTTTCCACGGCGgtcaagaggaagacgtGGAAGACAGAAGACTGCAAAGTGAGGCCTTATCGAAATTAATGGGTAGCACTGATCGTCCCTCAATTTTACTAAGTTATCTGGTAACCAACCCACACGAGGGAAACTACAACACCTTTGTAAGTGAGGAATCAGGAATGCATGACATCGATCCAGAGGACGATGACAGATGGTGCCAATACATACTGTACAAGAACCTGCGGAGGACCGGTTACGCGAGAATTTCGAGAGGGAAAGTAACCGACACAGAATTACAGGTTGGGAAGTTTCAAGTTCTAAATCAGACACAACTCGCGGAACTTGGCGACAACATTTATGATTATGAGAAAACTGATGATCCAGAGAACGACGATTTCCGTTTCCCTGATAAGTTTTTCGATGAAGGCGAGAGAGGTCATTGTTACCATGTTTTTGACAAGCCACTTTATTACTCTTCTAGCAATTGA
- the GLC3 gene encoding 1,4-alpha-glucan branching enzyme (ancestral locus Anc_1.435), which produces MSTKVPENVKGAVDFDPWLTPFADVLSERRFLADKWAYDITHATPDGSYQSLTKFARDSYLSYGLHADLQSKEIRYKEWAPNAKRAFLVGEFNEWDETSHELKHKDEFGNFSITIPPKSNGEFAIPHDSKIKVMFVLPDDSKIYRIPAWITRATQPDETTAKAFGPAYEGRFWNPPNPYRFAHQRPSFNEHTGSLRIYEAHIGISSPEPKIATYKEFTQNVLPRIKKLGYDAIQLMAIMEHAYYASFGYQVTNFFAISSRFGNPEELKELIDTAHGMGILVLLDVVHSHASKNVEDGLNRFDGSDHQYFHSVSSGRGEHPLWDSRLFNYGSFEVQRFLLSNLAFFIDVYQFDGFRFDGVTSMLYLHHGVGESGGFSGDYNEYLSRDRSHVDHEALAYLMVANDLVHELLPESAITIAEDVSGYPTLCLPRSMGGAGFNYRLAMALPDMWIKILKEQKDEDWDMAKIVYTLTNRRHGEKVVAYCESHDQALVGDKTLAFWLMDAAMYTDMTVLKPNTPVIDRGIALHKLIRLITHSLGGEAYLNFEGNEFGHPEWLDFPNKNNGESFHYARRQFNLVDDDLLRYKHLYEFDAALQNCEREHQWLNTPQAYVSLKHEVDKVIVFERNGLLFIFNFHPTQSFTDYRIGVETPGCYRIILNTDRKQYGGFDRIDESSKFFTTNMAWNNRKNFIQVYIPSRVALVCALE; this is translated from the coding sequence ATGTCGACGAAGGTTCCTGAAAATGTTAAAGGAGCAGTGGATTTCGACCCATGGCTGACTCCCTTTGCTGATGTTTTGTCTGAAAGAAGGTTCTTGGCAGATAAGTGGGCCTATGATATTACTCATGCCACCCCTGACGGATCTTACCAGTCTTTGACCAAATTTGCAAGAGACTCGTACCTTTCCTATGGGCTTCACGCAGATCTGCAGAGCAAGGAGATCAGATATAAGGAATGGGCTCCCAATGCCAAACGAGCATTTTTGGTCGGTGAGTTTAACGAGTGGGACGAGACAAGCCACGAATTAAAACACAAGGATGAATTTGGAAATTTCAGCATCACGATTCCACCCAAGTCGAATGGGGAGTTTGCCATTCCACATGACAGTAAAATTAAAGTGATGTTTGTTCTGCCAGATGATTCGAAGATTTATAGAATTCCGGCTTGGATCACACGGGCAACTCAACCAGATGAAACCACCGCTAAAGCATTTGGACCCGCCTACGAAGGCAGATTTTGGAATCCTCCCAATCCGTACAGGTTTGCGCATCAAAGACCCTCCTTCAACGAGCACACGGGCTCCCTGAGAATATATGAAGCTCACATCGGCATTTCATCGCCAGAACCCAAGATTGCTACTTATAAGGAATTCACGCAAAATGTTCTACCACGTATAAAAAAACTGGGTTACGATGCGATACAATTAATGGCCATCATGGAGCATGCTTATTATGCCTCTTTTGGTTATCAAGTGACGAATTTCTTTGCCATCAGCTCCCGTTTCGGGAACCCAGAGGAGCTCAAAGAGTTAATTGATACTGCTCATGGAATGGGGATCCTTGTTTTACTGGACGTCGTTCACAGTCACGCTTCCAAGAATGTCGAGGATGGATTGAATCGGTTTGATGGATCTGATCATCAGTATTTCCACTCCGTATCTTCCGGGAGAGGAGAACATCCACTGTGGGATTCCCGCTTGTTCAACTACGGCAGCTTTGAAGTTCAGAGATTTTTACTTTCCAACCtagccttcttcatcgatgttTATCAGTTCGACGGCTTTAGATTTGACGGTGTTACTTCCATGTTGTATCTGCATCACGGTGTTGGTGAGAGCGGGGGATTCAGCGGCGATTACAACGAATATTTATCAAGAGATAGATCTCACGTTGATCATGAAGCTTTGGCCTATTTGATGGTCGCCAATGATCTGGTTCATGAACTGCTACCCGAATCTGCGATCACCATTGCAGAGGATGTCTCAGGCTATCCGACGCTGTGTCTGCCCCGGTCAATGGGTGGTGCAGGTTTCAATTACAGATTAGCCATGGCTTTGCCTGACATGTGGATCAAGATCCTAAAAGAGCAAAAGGACGAAGACTGGGACATGGCAAAAATCGTCTATACGCTAACAAACAGACGCCATGGAGAAAAAGTTGTCGCATACTGTGAATCTCACGATCAAGCACTTGTTGGTGATAAGACGCTAGCTTTCTGGTTAATGGACGCCGCTATGTACACGGATATGACCGTGCTGAAGCCGAATACACCAGTAATTGACCGCGGAATTGCATTGCATAAACTGATTAGGTTAATTACCCATTCTCTTGGCGGTGAAGCCTACCTTAACTTTGAAGGTAATGAATTTGGCCACCCAGAATGGTTGGATTTCCCAAACAAAAATAATGGAGAGAGTTTCCACTATGCTCGCAGACAATTCAATCTGGTTGACGATGATCTGCTGCGTTACAAGCATCTCTATGAATTCGACGCAGCCTTGCAGAACTGTGAGAGAGAACACCAATGGTTGAACACCCCTCAAGCGTACGTTTCCCTAAAGCATGAAGTTGACAAGGTGATCGTTTTTGAGCGCAACGGACTacttttcatcttcaatttccacCCCACACAGAGTTTCACGGATTACAGGATCGGTGTCGAAACGCCGGGATGTTACCGGATCATTTTGAACACAGATCGTAAGCAATACGGTGGGTTTGACAGGATAGACGAGAGCTCGAAGTTCTTTACGACCAACATGGCTTGGAATAATCGTAAAAATTTCATTCAAGTTTATATACCCTCGAGAGTCGCACTGGTTTGCGCCTTAGAGTAA
- the UBC8 gene encoding E2 ubiquitin-conjugating protein UBC8 (ancestral locus Anc_1.436) yields MKLLMSDHEVELVNDNMQEFHVKFCGPKDTPYEGGVWRLHVELPDNYPYKSPSIGFVNKIFHPNIDVASGSICLDVINSTWSPLYDLKNIVEWMIPGLLKEPNGSDPLNNEAATLQLRDKKLYESKIREYIDKYASEERYNQLFGGDEGASGDDVDSVDLEDEDDEDDDDEDEELAADGTGGESLEDSDGLSDELSDIDMSS; encoded by the coding sequence ATGAAGTTGCTGATGAGCGATCATGAGGTGGAGCTGGTCAACGACAACATGCAGGAGTTCCACGTGAAGTTCTGTGGACCGAAGGATACGCCCTACGAGGGAGGCGTTTGGAGATTGCATGTGGAACTGCCCGATAACTATCCGTACAAGTCTCCCAGTATAGGGTTTGTGAACAAGATTTTCCACCCGAACATCGACGTTGCGTCGGGGTCGATCTGTCTGGACGTGATAAACTCGACGTGGTCTCCGCTGtacgatttgaagaacatcGTCGAGTGGATGATCCCCGGGCTGCTCAAGGAGCCGAACGGGAGCGATCCGCTCAACAACGAGGCGGCTACGCTGCAACTGCGGGACAAGAAGCTGTATGAGAGCAAGATCAGGGAGTATATCGACAAATATGCGTCCGAAGAGAGGTACAACCAGCTGTTTGGGGGCGACGAGGGCGCGTCCGGCGATGATGTCGACTCCGTCGACCtggaggacgaggacgacgaggacgacgatgacgaggacgaagaaCTCGCAGCAGACGGCACTGGCGGTGAATCACTCGAGGATTCTGACGGTCTAAGTGACGAACTAAGCGATATAGACATGAGCAGTTGA
- the HTL1 gene encoding Htl1p (ancestral locus Anc_1.437): protein MASLRDNGGAETSKISQRKYNNVTLRTLTAHQLMAQREKMCELFQLVDDSDRHSKIVDVERQKQILEDMKKQVDQLKD, encoded by the coding sequence ATGGCAAGCTTAAGGGACAATGGGGGTGCTGAAACCTCGAAGATTTCGCAACGCAAGTACAACAATGTCACTTTGAGGACGTTGACTGCCCACCAGTTGATGGCgcagagagagaagatGTGCGAGCTGTTCCAGCTGGTAGACGACAGTGACAGACACAGCAAGATCGTCGACGTCGAGAGACAGAAGCAGATCCTCGAAGATATGAAGAAACAGGTCGACCAGCTGAAAGACTGA
- the MAK31 gene encoding Mak31p (ancestral locus Anc_1.438): MDKLRLPDFIGSTLHISLGDKRVLTGTLMAMDCQLNLLLDHVRETRLDDGNQRLLGLVSVPRATISSIKLDRDTLEHLCRLRQEFMRQVV, from the coding sequence ATGGACAAACTGAGACTGCCAGACTTCATAGGATCGACTCTACACATCTCGCTGGGCGACAAGAGAGTGCTCACCGGCACGCTGATGGCGATGGACTGCCAATTGAACCTCCTGCTTGATCACGTGCGGGAGACGAGACTGGACGACGGGAATCAAAGACTGCTGGGGCTGGTCAGTGTGCCTCGGGCCACGATCAGCTCGATCAAGTTGGACCGGGATACGCTGGAGCATCTGTGCCGGTTGAGGCAGGAGTTCATGCGACAAGTCGTGTGA
- the PET18 gene encoding Pet18p (ancestral locus Anc_1.439), with protein sequence MQGNWGSMATTTECLLAKYQDTFKKATEHQLTKELCQGTLEDAILYTYLAQDLQFFETGLRLICKVTSLAPSVDSLITLAKKIGFFANDENTYFRDALELLKPAVEASRREFLGKEQIGSIKKYVGFLAEMTEDASYSYGQLVTYLWCAEEVYWKWAHDLPRAENLHWKHQTWIDLHDGEHFQVWCEFLRKEVDKYSLEEVESVFQKTLQLEYEFFDECYNA encoded by the coding sequence ATGCAGGGAAATTGGGGATCGATGGCCACTACTACTGAGTGTTTGCTGGCGAAGTACCAGGATACTTTCAAGAAGGCGACTGAGCATCAGTTGACCAAGGAATTGTGCCAAGGAACTCTGGAGGATGCGATTTTGTACACGTACCTGGCTCAGGATTTGCAATTTTTCGAGACTGGATTGCGTCTGATTTGTAAGGTCACGTCGTTGGCACCAAGCGTGGATAGTCTGATTACGTTGGCGAAGAAAATCGGATTCTTTGCCAACGACGAAAACACGTACTTTCGCGATGCGCTGGAGTTGTTGAAGCCTGCGGTGGAGGCTTCGAGACGCGAGTTCTTGGGCAAGGAACAGATCGGCAGCATCAAGAAGTATGTCGGGTTCCTGGCCGAGATGACCGAGGACGCAAGCTACAGCTATGGTCAGCTGGTGACGTATCTGTGGTGTGCGGAAGAAGTGTACTGGAAATGGGCACACGATTTGCCAAGAGCCGAGAATTTACACTGGAAACATCAGACCTGGATCGACTTGCACGACGGTGAGCACTTCCAAGTTTGGTGCGAGTTTCTGAGGAAGGAAGTAGACAAATactctttggaagaagtCGAAAGCGTTTTCCAAAAGACTTTGCAGCTGGAATACGAATTTTTTGACGAGTGCTACAACGCGTAG
- the MAK32 gene encoding Mak32p (ancestral locus Anc_1.440), whose translation MMTAGNNKPLITTNGMFIIDEIIDRKGNIHQNVAGGGGMFAMLGGCIVSPSRQVAGSLRWIVDCGYDFPAKLKERIESWQSGALFREDFTRETTRGWNGYGDGDLRQFRYLNEKKAITAADWEEFGMDNVSKIECVHFICSGERCSSLIEEMKDLNCRPKVIVWEPVPDLCDKTHFAEISGILALQDDYTVIFSPNAEEGARLLGDKEPLTVEEITQCIWKFDDILSDRHVCVLRCGKLGSMTLTSRNSATGKRTLKRFPAYHEDDVSKVVDPTGGGNAFLGGFCVGYTATASLDVANTCGNIAAGCVIEQMGVPEFNPATREWNGLTLKQRLDRYLERSPSLALHKSDQLCRLLSNRWE comes from the coding sequence ATGATGACTGCGGGAAATAACAAACCACTGATCACCACCAATGGTATGTTtatcattgatgaaatcaTCGATCGGAAGGGCAACATACACCAGAACGTCGCTGGAGGCGGCGGGATGTTCGCCATGTTGGGTGGGTGCATCGTCTCACCTAGTCGACAAGTAGCAGGAAGTTTAAGATGGATAGTTGACTGTGGTTATGATTTCCCTGCgaaactcaaagaaaggATCGAAAGCTGGCAAAGTGGTGCTCTTTTCAGAGAGGACTTCACAAGAGAAACCACCAGAGGATGGAATGGCTACGGTGATGGTGATTTGAGGCAATTCAGGTATCTGAACGAAAAGAAGGCTATTACAGCAGCCGATTGGGAAGAGTTTGGAATGGATAATGTCTCAAAAATCGAATGTGTGCATTTCATCTGCTCAGGAGAACGCTGCTCATCGTTGATAGAGGAAATGAAGGATTTGAACTGCCGCCCCAAAGTGATCGTTTGGGAGCCCGTTCCAGACCTATGCGATAAGACTCATTTCGCAGAGATTAGCGGAATACTTGCCTTACAGGACGATTATACTGTGATTTTCTCGCCAAACGCAGAAGAGGGTGCACGACTACTTGGCGATAAAGAGCCACTCACTGTGGAAGAAATCACCCAATGTATATGGAAATTTGATGATATCTTATCTGATAGACATGTGTGCGTACTAAGATGCGGAAAGCTCGGGAGCATGACGCTTACCTCCAGGAACAGCGCTACTGGCAAAAGAACCCTGAAACGTTTCCCAGCGTACCATGAAGACGATGTCTCAAAGGTCGTCGATCCAACCGGCGGCGGAAACGCCTTCCTGGGTGGTTTCTGCGTCGGCTACACTGCGACCGCAAGTCTTGACGTGGCCAACACCTGCGGCAACATCGCCGCGGGCTGCGTCATTGAGCAAATGGGCGTACCGGAGTTCAACCCAGCAACGCGCGAATGGAACGGCTTAACACTTAAACAAAGACTCGACCGCTACCTAGAGAGAAGTCCTTCTCTTGCATTACATAAATCGGACCAGCTATGCCGATTGCTATCGAATAGGTGGGAGTGA
- the VAC8 gene encoding protein anchor VAC8 (ancestral locus Anc_1.441): protein MGACCSCLKDSSDEASVLPIADNEREAVTLLLGYLEDKDRFDFYSGKPLKALTTLVYSDNLNLQRSAALAFAEITEKYVRPVSREVLEPILILLQSQDPQIQVAACAALGNLAVNNDNKLLIVEMGGLEPLISQMMGNNVEVQCNAVGCITNLATQDDNKHKIATSGALVPLTRLAKSKHIRVQRNATGALLNMTHSEDNRRELVNAGSVPVLVSLLSSPDPDVQYYCTTALSNIAVDESNRKKLAQTEPRLVSKLVALMDSTSSRVKCQATLALRNLASDTSYQLEIVRAGGLPHLVKLIQSSSMPLVLASVACIRNISIHPLNEGLIVDAGFLKPLVKLLDFKESEEIQCHAVSTLRNLAASSERNRKEFFESGAVEKCKELALDSPVSVQSEISACFAILALADVSKLDLLDANILDALIPMTFSSDQEVSGNAAAALANLCSRINNYSRIIDAWETPKDGIRGFLIRFLHSDYATFEHIALWTILQLLESHNDKVAELVKKDSEIIGGVKRMADITFNRLQRVPPGSKNNEIDLSNSKSSEPAEDASVELYNITQQILQFLN, encoded by the coding sequence ATGGGAGCGTGCTGTAGCTGTCTCAAGGACTCTTCAGATGAGGCTAGCGTTTTGCCTATCGCAGATAATGAACGAGAAGCAGTTACTCTTTTGTTGGGGTACTTGGAGGATAAGGATCGGTTTGATTTCTACTCTGGGAAACCTTTGAAGGCGTTGACAACTTTGGTGTATTCGGATAATTTGaatttgcaaagaagtgCTGCGTTGGCATTCGCAGAGATTACTGAGAAATACGTTCGCCCGGTTTCTCGAGAGGTTCTGGAACCCATCTTGATACTATTGCAAAGCCAAGACCCTCAAATTCAGGTTGCAGCGTGTGCTGCATTGGGCAATTTGGCGGTCAATAACGATAACAAGTTACTGATTGTGGAGATGGGTGGTTTGGAGCCTCTGATAAGCCAGATGATGGGGAACAACGTGGAAGTTCAATGCAATGCTGTTGGATGTATCACGAATTTGGCCACACAGGATGATAACAAGCATAAGATTGCGACTTCGGGAGCGTTGGTACCTCTGACGCGATTGGCTAAGTCCAAGCACATAAGGGTACAAAGAAACGCCACTGGGGCGCTTCTGAATATGACTCATTCAGAGGACAATAGAAGAGAGCTGGTCAATGCTGGCTCCGTGCCAGTCTTGGTTTCTTTACTTTCTTCGCCGGACCCTGATGTTCAGTATTATTGTACCACTGCTTTATCCAATATCGCGGTAGATGAGTCGAATAGAAAGAAGTTGGCTCAAACGGAACCACGTCTGGTGTCCAAACTGGTAGCATTGATGGATTCTACTTCTTCTAGAGTCAAGTGTCAGGCCACACTAGCACTGAGAAACCTGGCTTCAGATACCAGTTATCAGTTGGAAATAGTAAGAGCTGGTGGTCTACCACATTTGGTCAAACTCATCCAGAGCAGTTCGATGCCATTAGTGCTGGCAAGCGTGGCTTGTATTAGGAATATATCTATTCATCCATTGAATGAGGGGCTGATAGTTGATGCTGGGTTTTTGAAGCCTCTAGTGAAACTGCTggatttcaaagaatccGAAGAGATTCAATGTCATGCAGTGTCAACTTTGAGAAACCTAGCCGCATCGTCAGAAAGAAACCGTAAGGAGTTCTTCGAGAGTGGCGCTGTTGAGAAATGCAAAGAACTCGCATTGGACTCACCGGTTAGCGTACAAAGTGAAATTTCCGCATGTTTTGCAATTCTTGCTCTAGCAGATGTTTCCAAGCTGGATCTCTTGGATGCAAACATTCTAGATGCATTAATTCCAATGACTTTTTCTAGCGATCAAGAAGTATCAGGAaatgctgctgctgctttggCTAATCTTTGCTCTAGAATCAACAACTACTCGAGAATTATAGACGCGTGGGAAACGCCCAAGGATGGTATCCGTGGATTTTTGATAAGATTTTTGCACAGTGATTATGCAACGTTCGAGCACATTGCTCTTTGGACCATATTACAATTGCTAGAAAGCCACAACGATAAGGTGGCAGAATTAGTCAAGAAAGATTCAGAAATTATTGGTGGTGTTAAAAGAATGGCAGACATAACATTTAATCGCTTGCAAAGAGTACCACCAGGTTCAAAGAACAATGAAATCGACCTAAGCAACTCCAAGTCATCTGAACCTGCCGAAGATGCCAGCGTCGAACTGTACAATATCACTCAACAAATCCTTCAGTTTTTGAATTAA